The following proteins are co-located in the Bathymodiolus thermophilus thioautotrophic gill symbiont genome:
- a CDS encoding cadherin domain-containing protein, giving the protein MKITLNQDSFNLADNSGKHSVTLYLNNVSPRNKDGEQGEQSYHNNLVLAGDSNLNILSFNTFNANEGDSSTYTLIPSDTAATFSITENSTGNLFSLSGTNNTTLTFNGTGTDFKNGSKSYTVKVKATIGKAAHQNTEQTITVNINDINEAPTDITLSNTTVIENTTTIGTLTNTDDALGTETYSLISGFGDNASFSITGATLSLNTAADYESKTSYSIKVRATDGALTFDKEFTITITDANDTNPSNIILSTTVINDGAESGTTIATLSATDADTVGTLTYALSGDDASSFSINGNQLKIAENVVYSTKSSYNINITANDGVNTSDATTFTLTVNPNPINITNVNIVRDEGSALTALTITATNEPSGQTLTYEISGADAELFNLNGNIVTFKVAPDYEVPNDNGSDNIYNLELKVNDTISTTSKAITITIHNLKENTITIANQTRSINENSAVGTDIGTPLATVGTVTSFAITTGNNDGFFTINSTGQIQVAKLGLDHETKQNYILTVEIKGTDAKDETAEITISLNNLNDTAPTNITLSKKNIVLGEPAGTVIGTLFATDTDDDDLTYTVNDINNFEISGNKLKIKQVTTEIHTYPIIVTANDGVHTSEPQSFDITITATHIAAPVIAQFTVTQGENKGPLISKDGGEVTISASAGTGTYAWSSDDFSGTNTNKTFVFNPQSVNVGTRTITLKVTTGDFSSERVLKLKLVDTYPNGRTDTNSNGISDSKESGNSNNELPASTNKKITSPNNTRILPGIMGEDSGQLTLDQLKQYRAANHLSDYTKDTLATGDIYDYIIEGLSASGASTQVTIELTTPIPENAVLRQYSLVTGWRNFVVDNNNIQSKTNTSNTCTDTDGIWQTGLITGATCLKLTLKDGGENDADGNHANGVVENTVSIATPVVGGSGNIDDNSNSSSGGGCVYNPNTSARFDMVFILLMTLSAYYLIRRKRRFSH; this is encoded by the coding sequence ATGAAAATCACACTTAATCAAGACAGTTTTAATTTAGCCGATAATAGCGGTAAACATTCAGTTACTCTATATCTTAATAATGTGTCTCCCCGTAATAAAGATGGAGAACAGGGTGAACAGTCTTATCATAATAATCTTGTTCTTGCTGGTGATAGCAACCTCAACATTTTATCCTTCAATACTTTTAACGCTAACGAAGGCGACAGTTCTACCTACACCCTTATCCCCAGCGATACCGCCGCTACTTTCAGCATTACTGAAAATTCCACTGGAAATTTATTTAGCCTTAGTGGCACTAATAACACAACCCTAACCTTTAACGGCACTGGAACCGACTTTAAAAACGGCAGTAAATCCTACACTGTCAAAGTCAAAGCCACCATAGGAAAAGCAGCCCACCAAAACACCGAACAAACCATCACCGTTAATATCAACGACATCAACGAAGCCCCTACCGACATCACACTTTCCAACACTACCGTGATAGAAAACACCACCACCATTGGCACATTAACCAATACCGATGACGCACTAGGCACAGAGACTTATTCATTAATTTCAGGCTTTGGCGATAATGCCAGTTTCAGCATTACTGGCGCAACACTGTCTTTAAACACAGCAGCAGATTATGAAAGTAAAACTTCATACAGCATTAAAGTGCGTGCCACAGACGGCGCCTTAACTTTTGATAAAGAATTTACCATCACCATTACTGATGCCAACGACACTAATCCCAGCAACATAATTCTAAGCACCACTGTTATTAATGATGGCGCAGAAAGTGGCACTACAATTGCCACGCTTTCTGCCACCGACGCAGACACCGTTGGCACATTGACTTACGCCCTCAGCGGCGATGACGCATCCAGTTTCAGCATTAACGGCAATCAATTAAAAATAGCGGAGAATGTTGTTTATTCAACTAAATCCAGCTATAACATTAATATAACTGCCAATGATGGCGTAAATACCTCTGATGCTACAACATTTACCCTTACTGTTAATCCAAACCCCATCAACATCACCAATGTCAATATAGTGCGTGACGAAGGCAGTGCCCTTACCGCTCTCACTATCACTGCCACCAATGAGCCTAGCGGTCAAACCTTGACTTATGAAATCTCAGGTGCAGACGCAGAACTTTTTAATCTAAACGGCAACATCGTTACCTTTAAAGTCGCCCCCGACTATGAAGTCCCAAATGACAATGGTAGTGACAACATCTACAACCTAGAGTTAAAAGTCAACGACACAATTTCCACTACCTCTAAAGCCATTACCATCACCATCCACAACCTCAAAGAAAACACCATCACCATCGCCAATCAAACCCGCTCTATCAATGAAAACTCAGCCGTCGGCACCGACATTGGAACCCCCCTAGCCACCGTAGGCACAGTAACATCCTTCGCCATTACCACTGGTAATAACGACGGCTTCTTTACAATCAACAGCACAGGACAAATCCAAGTTGCCAAACTAGGTCTTGATCACGAAACCAAACAAAACTACATCCTCACAGTCGAAATCAAAGGCACCGATGCCAAAGACGAAACTGCCGAAATCACCATTAGCCTCAACAATCTTAATGATACCGCTCCCACCAACATTACCCTGAGCAAGAAAAATATTGTACTCGGCGAACCCGCTGGCACAGTCATAGGCACCTTATTCGCAACCGATACAGACGATGATGATTTAACCTACACCGTCAACGACATCAACAATTTTGAAATTTCTGGTAACAAACTAAAAATCAAACAAGTAACCACCGAAATACACACATATCCAATCATCGTTACCGCCAACGACGGCGTTCACACCTCCGAGCCACAATCCTTTGACATCACCATCACCGCCACCCACATCGCTGCCCCAGTAATCGCCCAATTCACCGTAACCCAGGGTGAAAACAAAGGTCCTTTAATTAGCAAAGATGGCGGAGAAGTTACCATCAGCGCCTCAGCAGGCACAGGCACTTACGCTTGGAGCAGTGACGATTTTTCTGGCACAAACACCAACAAGACTTTTGTCTTTAACCCCCAAAGCGTCAATGTCGGCACCCGAACAATCACATTAAAAGTAACAACTGGCGATTTTTCATCAGAAAGAGTGCTAAAACTTAAATTAGTTGACACCTACCCCAATGGACGAACAGACACAAACAGCAACGGCATTTCCGACAGCAAAGAATCCGGAAATAGCAACAACGAATTACCCGCAAGCACAAACAAAAAAATCACCAGCCCAAACAACACCAGAATACTACCTGGCATCATGGGCGAAGATTCCGGACAACTAACCCTCGATCAACTAAAACAATACAGAGCAGCCAACCACCTATCTGACTACACCAAAGACACCCTAGCCACTGGCGATATCTACGACTATATAATTGAAGGCCTAAGCGCCAGTGGCGCCTCCACCCAAGTAACCATTGAACTTACCACACCAATCCCTGAAAATGCAGTATTGCGTCAATACTCACTGGTAACTGGCTGGCGTAATTTTGTAGTTGATAACAATAACATACAATCTAAAACCAACACAAGCAATACCTGTACCGACACCGATGGCATTTGGCAAACTGGATTAATCACTGGTGCAACTTGCCTTAAACTAACCCTTAAAGATGGTGGCGAAAATGACGCTGACGGTAATCATGCAAATGGTGTGGTTGAAAACACTGTTTCAATAGCAACACCTGTTGTCGGTGGTAGTGGCAATATTGACGATAATAGCAACAGTAGCAGTGGTGGTGGTTGTGTTTACAATCCCAATACATCTGCTAGATTTGATATGGTTTTTATCCTATTAATGACATTGAGCGCTTATTATTTAATCAGAAGAAAGCGCCGATTTTCTCATTAA
- a CDS encoding transposase, with protein MRLMVSLLILKQLENLSDEVAVVQFKRNPYYPYFCDYSAYIANVPCNATELVHFRKRIGVEGFNLIFKMSVALHGKKAQESAVLIRHHCSREKHRLSH; from the coding sequence ATTCGCCTAATGGTGAGCTTGCTCATCCTTAAACAACTGGAGAATCTCTCAGATGAAGTCGCTGTTGTGCAGTTCAAAAGAAACCCGTATTACCCATACTTTTGTGACTACAGCGCTTATATTGCCAATGTGCCTTGCAACGCCACTGAGTTAGTGCATTTTAGAAAACGCATTGGCGTTGAAGGCTTCAACCTTATCTTTAAAATGAGTGTTGCATTACACGGTAAAAAAGCACAAGAGTCAGCCGTGTTAATTAGACACCACTGTTCAAGAGAAAAACATCGCTTATCTCACTGA
- a CDS encoding transposase — protein MVSTKDSNIIVGVASHETNIHNSKTLDTAIAHANANRIKPIQKAVCDRGYVGAKEVLGAEIILPKKPLKRDSRYQRDKKRKLCKRRAAIEPIIGHLKADFRLSRNLLKGQVGDEINVLMAVMAWNLKKWLIATVIFCFCRKLAGFL, from the coding sequence ATCGTCTCCACCAAAGACAGCAACATCATCGTTGGTGTAGCAAGTCACGAGACAAACATTCACAATTCGAAAACACTAGATACAGCCATTGCTCACGCTAACGCTAATCGTATCAAGCCCATTCAGAAGGCAGTATGTGATAGAGGGTATGTGGGTGCAAAAGAAGTATTAGGTGCTGAAATCATCTTACCTAAAAAGCCCCTGAAACGAGACAGCCGTTACCAACGAGATAAAAAGCGTAAGTTGTGTAAAAGACGAGCAGCAATAGAACCTATCATTGGACATCTTAAAGCAGATTTTAGATTGTCTAGGAATTTACTCAAAGGGCAAGTTGGTGATGAAATTAATGTTTTAATGGCTGTTATGGCGTGGAATTTGAAAAAGTGGCTGATTGCCACTGTTATTTTTTGTTTTTGCAGAAAGTTGGCTGGTTTTTTGTAA
- a CDS encoding citrate synthase, whose translation MIEYIPGLAGVPATESSISSIDGENGILAYRGYSIEELVKYGSFEEVAMLLRDGELPSANELEDFQRVLHERYEVKRDIRHMMWALPANGHPMDVLQTAIASMATFYPDAGAADPNSAYTQSALTKIIANMSTLVAMWARISSGYDPIPPSKEMSYAQNFLYMSFGEDPDEEIVKLFDACLILHAEHTINASTFSAMVTASTLANPFASVSAAVGTLAGSLHGGANEDVLNMLDDIGEVKNVRGYIENRLQNKQVIWGMGHREYSVKDPRAKILQGMIETYINKSNIALSRRFEVALEVERVCEELLSAKGVYPNVDFYSGILYAEIFKIPKKHFTPIFAMARSSGWVAHWHEQVAHNRIFRPTQIYTGSDFRSYPRK comes from the coding sequence ATGATCGAATATATTCCAGGTTTAGCTGGTGTTCCAGCAACAGAGTCGTCCATTTCTTCGATTGATGGGGAAAATGGTATTTTGGCGTATCGTGGCTACTCGATTGAGGAATTGGTAAAATATGGTTCGTTTGAAGAAGTGGCAATGTTGCTTAGAGATGGGGAATTGCCGAGTGCTAATGAGTTAGAGGATTTTCAGCGAGTATTACATGAGCGTTATGAGGTTAAACGGGATATTCGTCATATGATGTGGGCGTTACCTGCGAATGGGCATCCGATGGATGTGTTGCAAACGGCGATTGCGTCAATGGCAACTTTTTATCCAGATGCGGGTGCGGCTGATCCCAATTCGGCTTATACGCAGAGTGCTTTGACCAAAATTATTGCCAATATGAGTACACTGGTGGCGATGTGGGCGCGTATTTCATCGGGCTATGACCCTATTCCACCGAGTAAGGAAATGTCGTATGCGCAGAATTTTTTATATATGTCATTTGGTGAAGATCCGGATGAAGAAATTGTCAAATTGTTTGATGCTTGTTTGATTTTGCATGCGGAGCATACTATTAATGCCAGTACTTTTTCGGCAATGGTAACGGCTTCCACGCTTGCCAATCCGTTTGCTTCGGTATCGGCGGCAGTTGGCACGCTGGCGGGTTCGTTGCATGGCGGGGCGAATGAAGATGTGTTAAATATGTTGGATGACATTGGCGAAGTTAAAAATGTGCGTGGTTACATTGAAAATCGTTTGCAGAATAAGCAAGTGATTTGGGGTATGGGGCATCGGGAATACAGTGTGAAAGACCCACGGGCAAAGATTTTGCAAGGTATGATTGAGACTTATATTAACAAATCTAATATTGCATTGTCTCGGCGTTTTGAGGTTGCCTTAGAAGTGGAGCGAGTTTGTGAGGAATTGTTAAGCGCCAAAGGGGTTTATCCAAATGTGGATTTTTATTCAGGGATTTTGTATGCTGAAATTTTTAAAATTCCAAAAAAACACTTTACGCCGATTTTTGCAATGGCCCGCTCAAGTGGTTGGGTTGCGCATTGGCATGAACAAGTGGCACATAACCGCATTTTCCGACCCACGCAAATTTATACGGGTTCGGATTTTAGAAGCTACCCGAGAAAATAA
- the ubiE gene encoding bifunctional demethylmenaquinone methyltransferase/2-methoxy-6-polyprenyl-1,4-benzoquinol methylase UbiE, giving the protein MDNTTHFGFKDVATQDKQGMVRSVFDSVANKYDLMNDVLSFGAHRLWKHYTIAMANVKTGDKVLDIAGGTGDLARAFAAKVGDTGQVVLSDINAAMLNEGRKNLINKGVTGVEFVQLSGEQIPFADNSFDCVSIAFGLRNVTDKDQCIREMYRVLKPGGCMLILEFSKTNIVPLEKFYDFYSFNVMPKLGKFIANDEESYQYLAESIRKHPDQETLKQMVLDAGFGLCEYHNLSGGIVALHKGIKIP; this is encoded by the coding sequence ATGGACAATACCACACATTTTGGCTTTAAAGATGTTGCCACACAAGACAAACAAGGTATGGTGCGCAGTGTATTTGACTCAGTTGCCAATAAATATGATTTGATGAACGATGTGCTGTCGTTTGGTGCACATCGACTGTGGAAGCACTATACCATTGCAATGGCAAATGTTAAAACAGGGGATAAAGTTTTAGACATTGCTGGTGGCACAGGAGATTTAGCACGAGCATTTGCGGCGAAAGTTGGCGATACAGGGCAAGTGGTATTGTCAGATATTAACGCCGCTATGTTAAATGAAGGACGCAAAAACTTAATCAACAAAGGGGTTACGGGGGTTGAGTTTGTGCAGTTAAGTGGCGAGCAAATTCCGTTTGCAGACAACAGTTTTGATTGCGTATCAATTGCTTTTGGTTTGCGTAATGTAACTGATAAAGACCAGTGTATTCGGGAAATGTATCGTGTTTTAAAGCCGGGGGGGTGTATGCTCATTCTGGAATTTTCTAAAACCAATATTGTGCCATTAGAAAAGTTTTACGATTTTTATTCGTTTAATGTGATGCCGAAACTTGGGAAATTTATCGCTAATGATGAAGAATCTTATCAATACCTAGCCGAGTCTATTCGCAAACACCCTGACCAAGAAACCCTTAAACAAATGGTATTAGATGCAGGCTTTGGTTTATGTGAATACCACAATTTATCAGGCGGAATTGTTGCCTTGCATAAGGGTATTAAGATCCCATAA
- a CDS encoding SCP2 sterol-binding domain-containing protein translates to MKTLILENALNHLLSTHQVDISPLEGKTIRLSLQDFPLDVYFICTNNRFFVVTSSDVVDVEITLTVSAFSDLLKKTELHDMLRQDKIIIHGDVKTAQLLVDILQQLDFEEVLSQWTGDIIAHQAGKVIKHLKSSDRPISAFKDKIAAILINPKVVK, encoded by the coding sequence ATGAAAACCTTAATTTTAGAAAATGCACTGAATCATTTATTATCAACACACCAAGTTGATATTAGCCCATTAGAGGGCAAAACTATTCGCTTGTCATTGCAAGATTTTCCGTTAGATGTTTATTTTATCTGCACCAATAATCGTTTTTTTGTTGTTACCAGCAGTGATGTTGTTGATGTGGAAATCACGCTAACGGTGAGCGCTTTTTCTGATTTGTTGAAAAAAACAGAATTGCACGATATGCTCAGGCAGGACAAAATTATTATCCATGGCGATGTAAAAACAGCACAGTTGTTAGTAGACATATTGCAACAACTTGATTTTGAAGAGGTGTTGTCTCAGTGGACGGGTGATATTATTGCTCATCAGGCGGGGAAAGTGATCAAACATTTGAAATCTAGTGATCGCCCAATATCGGCATTCAAAGACAAGATTGCCGCTATTTTAATCAATCCCAAGGTGGTGAAATAA
- the ubiB gene encoding 2-polyprenylphenol 6-hydroxylase, whose protein sequence is MRNLARFFKILRVLIYYRIDALLLSTSLLSRFKFLLYITPWHYIPRKKRTRGERIRLALEELGPIFIKFGQTLSTRPDLLPKDISDELVKLQDACPAFDGKQAQKMIEASLGDSTEVLFKEFSIEPLASASIAQVHTATTHNGDDVVVKIIRPKVGEIIQRDIALMFVFAQFFNQFKISEKIRPTEIVKEFEDIILLELDMAREANNAQRLRDNFADSDLLYVPKVYWDLCTADVLTIERIYGTPVGNIAQLKADKVDMKRLAEEGVIIFFTQVFVHNFFHADMHPGNIFVDKNGRYAGIDFGIMGVLDESDKDFLADIFLAFFNQDYHGVASAYIDSGWASASTDVQAFERAIGRICAPMFEKSLDEISFGQVLMDLMAEAKNFDITVQPQLLLLDKTLLNIEGLGRQLYPKLDLWATAKPFLENLMREKHSLKNTVEKFKKQVPQLLKDIPELPTLTINALKKLDKVQDFNRLSAQQTALITKQLKINHKKQTAAIFAGTLTVVSSIFISQSWWIAGSISAFFTFIFWLKSK, encoded by the coding sequence ATGCGTAATTTGGCTCGATTTTTTAAAATTTTACGGGTTTTAATTTATTATCGTATTGATGCATTATTATTGTCCACATCGCTTTTAAGTCGTTTTAAGTTCTTACTTTATATCACGCCGTGGCATTATATTCCCAGAAAAAAACGCACCAGAGGGGAGCGCATTCGTTTGGCGCTTGAAGAACTTGGGCCGATTTTTATTAAATTTGGGCAAACGCTCTCCACACGCCCTGATTTGTTACCTAAGGATATTAGCGATGAACTGGTCAAATTGCAAGATGCTTGCCCTGCCTTTGACGGCAAACAAGCGCAAAAAATGATTGAAGCGTCATTGGGTGATAGCACAGAAGTGTTGTTCAAGGAATTTTCGATTGAGCCATTAGCCAGCGCGTCAATTGCACAAGTCCATACTGCAACAACACATAATGGCGACGATGTGGTGGTGAAAATAATCCGCCCAAAAGTAGGGGAAATAATTCAGCGTGACATTGCCTTAATGTTTGTTTTTGCTCAATTTTTTAATCAGTTTAAAATCAGTGAAAAAATCCGACCAACTGAGATTGTAAAAGAGTTTGAAGATATTATCTTGTTGGAATTAGACATGGCACGCGAGGCGAATAATGCACAACGCCTACGCGATAATTTTGCAGACTCAGATTTGCTGTATGTGCCCAAAGTGTATTGGGATTTATGCACAGCCGATGTGCTAACAATTGAACGAATTTATGGCACGCCAGTGGGTAATATTGCTCAGTTAAAGGCTGATAAGGTTGATATGAAACGCTTGGCAGAAGAGGGGGTGATTATCTTTTTTACCCAAGTATTTGTACACAATTTCTTTCATGCTGATATGCATCCAGGCAATATTTTTGTTGATAAAAATGGCCGTTATGCGGGCATTGATTTTGGCATTATGGGTGTCTTAGACGAGTCAGACAAAGATTTTTTGGCGGATATTTTTCTTGCATTTTTTAATCAAGATTATCACGGCGTGGCAAGTGCTTATATCGATTCGGGGTGGGCGAGTGCTAGCACCGATGTGCAGGCCTTTGAGCGTGCAATTGGTAGAATTTGTGCGCCGATGTTTGAGAAATCTTTGGATGAAATTTCGTTTGGACAAGTGTTAATGGATCTAATGGCTGAGGCAAAAAACTTTGATATTACCGTTCAACCGCAACTTTTGTTGTTGGATAAAACGCTATTAAATATTGAAGGATTGGGCAGGCAACTCTACCCAAAACTTGACTTATGGGCAACCGCCAAACCCTTTTTAGAAAACTTAATGCGTGAAAAGCACAGCTTAAAAAATACAGTTGAAAAATTTAAGAAACAAGTACCACAATTACTTAAAGACATACCAGAGTTGCCAACATTAACCATCAATGCACTGAAAAAATTGGACAAAGTGCAGGATTTCAACCGCCTTAGTGCGCAACAAACCGCACTTATTACTAAGCAACTAAAAATCAACCATAAAAAACAAACTGCGGCTATCTTTGCGGGTACTTTGACTGTCGTATCCAGTATTTTTATTTCTCAATCTTGGTGGATTGCTGGCAGTATTAGTGCTTTCTTCACATTTATATTTTGGCTAAAATCTAAATAA
- a CDS encoding 50S ribosomal protein L25/general stress protein Ctc, which yields MNITINATTRKDQGKGASRRLRHNEQIPAIIYGAGKEPDTITLNIHEITHLLENEETYTSILDLTIDKKTQPVIIKDLQRHPAKNLVTHVDFLRIDMNKEIVTNIPLHFMGEEDNEAMRLGAILNQFVTAIEVSCLPANLPNSIEVDISKLGMGDHISLTGINMPEGVTIIALTHGDIEAHDQSVVSVQEPKLMSEEAQVVDSETEEGATEGGDDKAEDTSGS from the coding sequence ATGAATATTACAATTAACGCCACAACGCGTAAAGACCAGGGGAAAGGTGCGAGCCGCCGCCTGCGTCATAATGAACAAATTCCTGCTATCATTTATGGTGCAGGCAAAGAACCCGATACAATCACACTAAATATCCATGAGATAACGCATCTTTTGGAAAATGAGGAAACTTATACCTCAATATTAGATTTAACGATTGATAAAAAAACACAGCCTGTGATTATCAAAGACTTGCAGCGTCATCCGGCTAAAAATTTGGTTACTCATGTAGACTTCTTGCGTATTGATATGAACAAGGAAATTGTTACTAACATTCCATTGCACTTTATGGGCGAAGAGGACAACGAAGCAATGCGTCTTGGTGCAATTCTTAACCAATTTGTTACTGCAATTGAAGTTTCTTGTTTGCCAGCAAATTTACCGAATTCTATTGAAGTTGATATTAGTAAACTTGGTATGGGTGACCATATCAGTCTAACAGGTATTAATATGCCAGAAGGCGTTACCATTATTGCACTAACACACGGTGATATTGAAGCGCACGATCAAAGTGTTGTTTCTGTTCAAGAGCCGAAGTTGATGTCTGAAGAGGCTCAAGTTGTTGATTCTGAGACTGAAGAAGGTGCAACTGAAGGTGGTGATGATAAGGCTGAAGATACTTCAGGTTCTTAA
- the pth gene encoding aminoacyl-tRNA hydrolase, with protein MAIKLIVGLGNPGKDYQAHRHNVGFWFCDALAHLYAGIFKKESKFFGDATQVNIAGANVRLLKPDTYMNASGKSVQSIAKFYQINADEILIVHDELDLNPGVAKIKFSGGHGGHNGLRDTIKALGSKDFYRLRIGIGHPGDKSKVADFVLHAPNKSEFEPIQTTLVDSLNVIEQLTKGDVDSAMKVLHTQK; from the coding sequence ATGGCGATTAAATTGATTGTTGGCTTGGGTAATCCTGGTAAGGATTATCAAGCACATCGTCATAATGTTGGTTTTTGGTTTTGTGATGCGCTTGCACATTTATATGCGGGTATTTTTAAGAAAGAATCTAAGTTTTTTGGTGATGCGACGCAAGTCAATATTGCTGGTGCAAATGTTCGACTGTTAAAACCAGATACTTATATGAACGCTTCTGGTAAGTCAGTTCAAAGTATTGCTAAATTCTATCAAATAAATGCAGATGAAATTCTGATTGTGCATGATGAATTGGATCTTAATCCTGGGGTTGCTAAAATCAAATTTAGTGGCGGACATGGCGGGCACAATGGACTTCGTGATACGATTAAGGCCTTGGGTAGCAAAGATTTTTATCGACTTAGAATTGGCATTGGACACCCAGGTGACAAATCCAAGGTGGCAGATTTTGTTTTGCATGCACCTAACAAGTCTGAATTTGAGCCAATCCAAACGACTTTGGTTGACTCGCTTAATGTAATTGAACAGCTAACAAAAGGTGATGTTGACTCGGCAATGAAAGTGTTACACACACAAAAATAA
- the ychF gene encoding redox-regulated ATPase YchF — protein sequence MGFKCGIVGLPNVGKSTLFNALTQAGIESANYPFCTIEPNVGIVPMNDKRLEQLAEIVNPQKILPTTMEFVDIAGLVEGASKGEGLGNQFLTNIRETDAIVHVVRAFDNDDIIHVAGKISPLDDIEIINTELVLADLTAVEKLYQKAIKGAKSGQKDGLPLKALLEKILPVLETGESVRTLSFDDEETKLLKGFQLLTIKPVLYVANVSEDGFSDNPYLDNIQKFAQAEGAQVVAICADVEAEISELDAEEKQEFLSEMGQDESGLDRLIKAGYKLLGLQTYFTAGVQEVRAWTISIGDSAPQAAGKIHGDFEKGFIRAETIAFDDFIECKGEKGAKEVGKLRSEGKEYIVQDGDVVHFLFNV from the coding sequence ATGGGATTTAAATGTGGTATTGTGGGCTTGCCCAATGTAGGAAAATCAACTTTATTTAATGCACTTACCCAAGCAGGGATTGAATCAGCAAATTATCCATTTTGCACTATTGAGCCTAATGTGGGCATTGTGCCAATGAATGACAAGCGCCTTGAGCAATTGGCTGAAATTGTGAATCCGCAAAAAATCTTGCCAACCACCATGGAGTTTGTGGATATTGCAGGCTTGGTTGAAGGTGCGTCAAAAGGCGAAGGGTTGGGCAATCAATTTTTAACCAATATTCGAGAAACAGATGCGATTGTGCATGTGGTTCGTGCATTTGATAACGATGATATTATCCATGTGGCTGGTAAAATTTCACCCCTTGATGATATTGAAATTATCAATACAGAATTGGTTTTGGCAGATTTGACTGCGGTTGAAAAACTGTATCAAAAAGCGATAAAAGGTGCCAAATCTGGGCAAAAAGATGGCTTGCCACTTAAAGCTCTATTGGAAAAAATTTTACCAGTGCTTGAAACAGGGGAAAGCGTCCGTACCTTGTCTTTTGATGATGAAGAAACAAAACTGTTAAAAGGCTTTCAACTACTCACTATTAAACCTGTGTTATATGTTGCCAATGTCAGCGAAGATGGCTTTAGCGATAATCCATATCTTGATAATATTCAAAAATTTGCACAAGCAGAGGGCGCACAAGTTGTGGCAATTTGTGCCGATGTTGAGGCAGAAATTTCTGAATTAGATGCAGAGGAAAAACAAGAATTTTTATCTGAGATGGGACAAGATGAATCAGGTTTGGACCGCCTTATTAAAGCAGGTTACAAGTTACTCGGATTGCAAACTTATTTTACCGCTGGCGTGCAAGAAGTGCGTGCTTGGACGATTAGCATTGGCGATAGCGCACCACAAGCAGCAGGCAAAATTCATGGAGACTTTGAAAAAGGTTTCATTCGTGCCGAAACTATTGCCTTTGATGACTTCATCGAATGCAAAGGTGAAAAAGGCGCTAAAGAAGTAGGGAAATTACGCTCAGAAGGCAAGGAATATATTGTCCAAGATGGCGATGTTGTCCATTTCTTATTTAATGTCTAA